Proteins from one Peromyscus eremicus chromosome 8a, PerEre_H2_v1, whole genome shotgun sequence genomic window:
- the LOC131916126 gene encoding low molecular weight phosphotyrosine protein phosphatase-like: MAEVGSKSVLFVCLGNICWSPIAEAVFRKLVTDENVSDNWRIDSVATSTYEVGNPPDYRGQSCMRKHGIPMNHIARQITKEDFATFHYILCMDESNLKDLNRRSNQVKNCKAKIELLGSYDPQKQLIIEDPYYGNDSDFEVVYQQCLRCCKVFLEKTH, translated from the coding sequence ATGGCAGAGGTTGGGTCCAAGTCAGTGTTGTTCGTGTGTCTCGGTAACATTTGCTGGTCACCCATTGCAGAAGCAgttttcagaaaattggtaacTGATGAAAATGTTTCAGATAATTGGAGGATAGACAGTGTGGCTACATCTACCTATGAAGTGGGGAACCCCCCTGACTATCGTGGGCAGAGCTGCATGAGAAAACATGGCATCCCCATGAATCACATTGCACGGCAGATTACAAAAGAAGACTTTGCCACATTCCATTATATACTATGTATGGATGAAAGCAATCTGAAAGATTTGAATAGAAGAAGTAATCAAGTTAAAAACTGCAAAGCTAAAATTGAGTTACTTGGGAGCTATGATCCACAGAAACAACTCATTATTGAAGATCCCTATTATGGCAATGATTCTGACTTTGAAGTGGTGTACCAGCAATGCCTCAGATGCTGCAAGGTCTTCCTGGAAAAGACTCACTAG